ATGACTTCCTAAACAAAAGGAAAATTACCTCCAGTCTTATTAATACACTTATATATTATTTAGAGAAACTTTGCTTTATGCAAGAAAGTGTGCTAAGAAATGTGATGTTATATgacaattattttttaagaatGAATTGCATTGATATTGCCGTTTTGCACTACATAGtacacagtgttggggagtaacggaatacatgtaccgccgttacgtatttaaaatacaaaatatgagtaactgtattccgttacagttaccgtttaaaaaggtggtatttagaatacagttactttgttgaaataaagggattacacggcggtattttcctgtttcatattgtcgcaggtcaggactgtttgggttttgtttgacagctacgttctgttgttccaggcggcagcgttacggttgccatggttacagggtgacgctctctctgtgactgtgtgtttccagggtgagagagcgcctttttgctgttgttgttgtgctaagctaataggcagaatgctacaggcatagccctaaagaatgtagcctcatgggctgcagggagaatggacccgttatgtgtctgtgagcgcgaggagggagaaaaaggagagtggaaaagtacgagttgccatcgagcagaaacgggagctggaagcatgtaaatataataataaccactgcagccaagaagaatGCCTGACGAGCCCAATTGTAAGTACGTTAtcaagactcgactgtacaccgtgttcgtgttttcctccgaaacaataagttccgttggagcagcctttcaacgcctctctctgtctcttgctagcaaacttgacccagacaacaaagtaaagctatttttcggctatgagcccaacacggaaccctacgtattagccagaggtccctttactacggttcggagccgcggaccttcagtaatagtaataaatcacattcatgtagttgtaaacagcatgataatatattaagtaatccaaagtattcagaatacgttactctcattgagtaacgtaacggaatacgttacaaaatacattttggggcatgtattctgtaatctgtagtggaatacattttaaaagtaaccttcccaacactgatagTACATGCATTTTATTCTTGGTATGTTGTATACTTAACTACTGGAACTGATTtagttgtttttgtgcttcttgaTATGATCTACTTTATTGTTTTCCTTGTTTCATCTACAGTGAAGGTTCTGATAACTAAAAGGTACAGTAATACTATAACTGCGATGGGGTTCAGCTGGGATGAGGAAGAATTATGTTTTTCCAGTTGTGCCTgtgagtttgttttgtttattttttagtaTTTAGACTTTATTTTATGCACCAATAAaccactttgaaaacaaacaagaaacaatACTGtcaagaaaggaagaaaaagccAGACCCGACCAAAAGCGCAGCCACCGTTCTaattaaactaaaactaaagaaGATTCAAgttaaaatacaataaactgCAGCTTGCCAACTGCACAAACAGGAAAAGGAAACTAAGCACATCAGCCGCTTTTCCTTCTTCTGGAGCCTTTTGGCACACAGAATAAAGGTAGGAGttaagaaacaaaacaacagctaTAAATATAACTTACATTTACCAACACAGCAGCAACCTTTGTGATATTTAgatggcaaaaaataaaacatgcagcagaactgcaataaaCAGTCTCATTGTAATTGGTAAGAAAAATGTGTTAGGACACCCTTTTCTATGCACAAAATATAAGCAAGAAAATAtactaaaactgaaaaataatgaaatctcgaactttttttttttttttctttcagaacaaaacaaagctgGTCCACCTTAAGGCCCACGCGTTTCAAGCAGCTTGGCACTGTGCTGCACATTACCAACATTTCAGTTAAATTAACACAAGCCAGCTGACAGTTAGCCTGCAGCTTGTGCATAACCGGGAAGGCTGGGAAGGCAACAACACATGCATTTTTCAGCATTAATGCCCCCATAGTTCATGCATATGCAAGCTGTGAAGCTTCAAACCTGTATATTCAAGGAAACTGCTGTACACTCACAGAACTTAGCAAAGTCACAGATTCGAAGAACCTGGCATTAAAGGCACAGATCATTCAGGTTATGGTTAGACTGATCTGTATTACCTGTAACCTGTGACGTGTATCACAGCAGACATTACAATGGACAATGGCTCAGCTCAATACACTGTGCAGGTAACTATGTGCTCTAACATGTGTATTTAATATCCAATCAGGTATACTTTCCAgtgtgtttctgtcatttttctgCTTGTTGGGATGACACACCTTACCTCTAGTCAGTCTTACCTTCTCCATTAAACATAAAGAAACATTAGTGTGTCAACAATAAACTTTCAAGTCTCATCTCCCCTCCACAACTGAACTCAGTTAGATACACATGCAAAGATCTGACAGTCCTTTCTGTGCTTCAGCTTTAAACATGGTGGCACTGTCGCTGTTTACTTTGGATCCTCATGCTGGATAAAAGAGTCTAATGTGATGAAAAAATATCTGCCTTAAAAATGACACAGtgttattttcttcttcatttcgtGCAACTGAAAACTTCCTCTGTGGGGTTGTGTCTGTGGGCTGTCATACCTGGAAATAGTTTAAGTGTAGTTAAAACTCGATTTGTTGCCAATCTTGGAGTTTTGTGaaaagattttcaaaataagatcAAATAACAGTAACATAAATCAGCTGCAGCTAAATCGTGCTGCAAACCGCAAACAGTTAGTGTACGGTTTCATTTTCTCGGTAAACTATCAGCGggtagagaaaaagaaaaaagaaggtgaaaaaaagaaaacaaagaggcgTTTCGCTGGCCGCAAACTTCCTGTAGCCTCGCGGGACGTCATCTCTGTTGTAGAGAATAAAAACAGCGGAGTGGGCGTCGAGGACAGTTTGGTGCTTTCACTGCGGAAAGTTTTCAAGAAATGGTGCAACAACTCCCCAAATCTGGAGCGAAGGAGGCTCCTCAGCTGAAAGCTGGCCACCCTCCGGCAGGTAAGCCGTATCTCTCTGATAGCTGCCTgctcttttatttatgtatcttttaaaactttattaaagcttgagagttgttgttgttgtttttttccattcctTGACCCAGTTACAGAGTTGTTCAGAGCGAGTCGACCCCGCTGCATTATGTTTTTTCCACCAAAGTAACGTAACTTTTGCCGATAATTTGACACGCAGTATGCAAAAGTGCGATAGCTGGAGCTGACTGGCTGCTGTGGCATTGGAGTACTAAAGTGCAAGAAGCGTCATCGGCATGCTTTTGTTTGAAGGGAGGCCTGTTAGGTGCACCGCTTTTCGTGCAAAGCTGCGGAACAGTAGTTAACTTTGCATTAACAGCTGCAGCTTGAAGCGGTGTCACTCATCTGTTTACGAAGACGATCTGACAAGCAAAATATTGTGATACTTTGTACGAACTTTTGCACCATTATAATatatgttttggggtttggttttttttttggacgCCATGTTTAAATTTTGAATTAGTATTGTAAGGTCCCAAAGTTAAACATGGTATTTGACATTCTGATGTCcacaaaaaagttttatttgtgCAGTTTCTGGCacattaattttatttcattattatgaGGGACAGACTGCAGAAACTATCATGTGTCCAGGTTTTAAGAAAGTACAGAGTGTTTGATAGTTTTTAGGACTATAGGTCACCTCTGCACGATGAAGCGGACAGGGAAGTGACTACAGGTTTTTGAATGAATGCTAGTGTTCATAAGCTTGAACTGCAAGTGCACAAGGTGGGAGAAAAGAGTTGAAAACCTTTGTGGTTTTCACGTTCCACTCCTCTGTCTCAGTTGCATGAAATGCGCTGTAAAACACTGCTTTGACacagattgttttttgtttctttcctcttttGCATCACTAGTAAAGGCCGGGGGTAAACGGGTGGCCAAGAAAGGCATGGAAGAGAATGCCACCCATGCAACTCCAGAAAAGGACACCAAGAAGTCTGATAAAATCAGGTATGCTCACACTTTGCAGTAAATGTGCTGGAGCTGAAAACAAATATAGCTTCAAACATTAGTGTGTAAGAATGCCCAGCAGCATTTCGATCATATAGGTCACTAACTTTGCTTTAAAGCTGAGTATAACTCTGTTTTAAAACCTGTGCAGCAGGTCCCTTGCCACCCCCAACAGGATGCAACAAGTTGGCATACTTCTAACAGGAACCCTCGACAAGGTAAACAAAGCATTAACTCTTAAAAAAGCGAGTTAATTCCTTTACGAGCCAGCTGGGTTAGTTGCAGTGCTTCAAAGTATTGTGGATAAtaaacctccttcctgatgttTTGCAGCTGAGCCACGACTTCCCAGAAACACCTGTGAGCGTGAGGCACAGTAAGGTGCGCCCCGCGGTGGAGAAGTCGCACTCCCCTCGGATCGTTTTCATCCAGCAGCCGAGGAAGTATTGAACTTTTTCGGGCATGCCCTAGAGGGAACCATGTTAAGTCAGCCGTTAAACACCAATGTGAAGTGTTAGACACGTGAGGAGACTGAGACTGACAGGTTGCCTGTAAAGTGTTAATGGAGTGAAAGCTTTCAAGCTTTGTTTacttaaaaggaagaaaaaaaaaaagctctttggGGCCATGCTTGTATGTGAATACTATAAACCAGCACTTAATGCATCTTTTCTGGCATTATAATAGAATTCTATATTTGTATTTGTCATCTGATTGGAAAACAAAAGCATTTGGTGGGTATGAGTATGTTTGAAGGGAGGGGTTAAGTTACTGAGTTATATGAGGGTGCTTTTAAGGGGAATCTTCACTTTGTATTGCATGGCAATTGTAttagatttattaaaaaaaggggggactGCAAGCCATCACTGTGTTATGTCTGTTTATTTCTTGGAACTGTTTTCTGTTCATACACTCTAAAATGGCCACAAGGGGGCAGCAAATGGCCATGTATAACTTTAATAAACCAGACTGTCTGGTCATGGATTTCACAAGTCAATCTCTAAGCTGTGTGCATCTATGCAATATATATgcttatttataattatttacttACTATTTACTTATAATATATGCTTACTTCTATCCATCTGGCGTCTTTCATATAGTGACTGAACCGTGATATCGTAATGTTCCAGCAAGTCCACCCTCTGTGTAGCCAAACTATTTTAATTATCCCAGTATGTGTGTGCAGTGAGTCATAGTTAAACAGTGAGATggatgaaaggaaaaaagaaaactcttcCATAAAAGCTAGCTTGGTCTTGTAGGATTCACGGAGCTGAACATTTTGCCCCTGATTCCATTTGGAGCCTGTCCATGATCAATGTCTTGACCATTTTTTGGGACCTTTTCCAGGGTTCAGTATCTCCATATGCATTTGGCAATACTACTACCCAGtggtgatttttctttcttttaatatgttggatAAATTGCAGAAACCACCAAGACTCCATGTGTCTGGAAAGTGAAAGTCAAAAGGGATTGCAGAAGTGTTATTGTTTTTAGTGTCAAGGCTGTGCTACAGGTCACCTCTGTGCAAGATGAACCAGATAGGTGCTGTGACTATTGGGTTTTAATCATTTTCAGGGATGCCTCTTGAATGCAGGCTAGTAAACTCAAACTGCAGGTGCCATATTTCACAAGGTAgatggagagagggagaaagctGGAGAAAACAAACTAATCTGCTTTCCACTTTCTGCTCCTCAGGATGAGCTGCAAGAGACAGATGGTCAAACAGGAGTTTGAAACAGATtggataaaataaaaactaaagaaatCTCTCTCAGCCAGAGTAATGCATGCTGAGCACACACAAGAATGACAGAAATTTGTGTGGATTCCCTGGATTCATGTCAGAAAACCAAAATGACTTAATTGATGTATTTGCTGCTGGATATTTTCAATTCCATGCAGGTTTATTTCTATAGTGCAAAATCACAAAAGTCACCTGGTGCTTTGTCCTCTAAGGCAAAATCCTTACAATGTTCTGGAGTAAACAGCAATCAAGTGAACCCACtttgtgacagtgggaaggaaaaaatcccttttaacaggaagaaacctgcagaACCAGGCCcaaggaggggcagccatctgccgtgactggTTGGAGGGTGACGGGACAAAACGCAGTCTAGCGGGGGGAGAAAACAACATTTGAATGACATGCTGCAGTGGTGCTTAAACACACGGGGAGTGCAACGAGATGAGTGGAGAAGAAGTGCTCAGTGCATCAGATGAAGTCTGAGTCTATTTTTCAGGTCTTATTGGAATCTGCACATTACAGCAGTTTCCAAGGGAATTGTGAACTCATAACCACTGAAGACTTTCACTCATTCAGTTGCTGAACCAGTTTCACCCGAgagcatcaacaacaacaacgaaaaaaaaacttggaaaATAGGtgttttatctttctttttttactggAAGAAATATGAGTACCACTGTCCATGTTCCTTCCCAAAGTATATCATCATAACTGCAGGATAATAATACACaaaaagtatatatttttttgcaaaatgcagaaaatatCACAATGTAAAGATTTTTTATGTAAGACCCCATTTTCCACCAAAACTAAGATTTCTGATCATTCCTTTTTCACAGCAGACTCTTGTCACCTCAGCACAATGTAGAACAATTATCATCATATCGCTTTATATTCTTGCTGTTAACGATAAAGAattggtgttaaaaaaaaaaaacttttgcaaGATTGTGCTGAGATTAAGGTTTTTCCCTCAGAACAAGCTGCATAAAACAATGTTACCTCATGAGGTCACCACAGACTAAGGTGCACTACGAACTTCACTTGGCACACCAGACTATGGAAAACCTTACTCTGGATCTAATTGCAATAATCCAGTAACCTAATTTGACACATGTGCTGTAGTTCGTGAAATACTTTATATTTATTACTCTATGTAAAACTAGCATTTCGATCAAGctgtaatattaaaatgttaaagtcaACAGGTTTATGGTCAAACTATGATTCAGCAGTATGCACAAAGCTAATGAGCAACATCCTGCTTTCAGCAGCCACTAATACAGACCTAAACCAATTAGACTTCATTTACATAAAAGCTCTGACTCATGTTTCAACTTCCCTCCTTCTAATGCACATCGTCGAGGAGGAAATTACACAGCATACTTGCTAAGTTTGCAAACAGTGAGACAACTGGCAATTTAATGTATTTAGCTATCAGTTGACTATGAAAGTTTGGAGATTTTAAATTGCCTACATGTGCCCAGAGTGAATATTGTTGCTGAAAAAGGATGACCAGAAAGCATTAATGCAAAGCAGTGTGTTGGTGCAGCAGCCAGCCCATCTGGTGCCATGTTACTCTTTATGTTCTTGGAAGGATTAATGAGGCCATGCATATATTTTACAGACAGTTTAATGTTCACATGTAAAATCGACATCTGCAAAGTAGCACATAGCTGCAATCAGTTATCAGTGCAGAGTAAAACTCAATTTAGGATCTGAAACAAGTAAGTATGTTAATAtagtaatatatatattagtataTAAAATTGTCAGAAACTGTTAAAGACTGTATACAACATAGACCAAAGCATCCAATTATTGCTTTTCTTCCAATtatatgaaaatgaaaagacCACCCTGAAGATGTCTAAAGCGTAGCTTGTAAGAATACAATAGCTATACACAATAACAGTGATTCGGCAAAACATTGTGGACAGTGAGGCAAGCTTCAGCTGATATTCACTGGACACTTTTGGCTTGATTGCAGCATTTTAGGTTCTGCAACTTTTGGTCCACCTAAATAAATAATGGATTCTTCAATATTCTACAACAGATTTATTCCTGGTAATGTGGAAAGAGCTTGGGCAGATTTTGTAAAACAAATACCTTTGTATGGAAAACTAATCTCAGTCCAAGGTCCATTCACTACCCTCGCTATGGTTCCAATAGCTTAAGTGAAATTAAATCACACGATTTAATTTCACTTAAGCACCTTAAAGTTTCATTTTAGAGTTCTCTTCTTTCTACATATATTCCCAGAAGGCTTCTGgaagaaaacacagacagctgaTTCACTTCCTCTGGATTCATCTCCCATCCAAGACTGCAAGTTTCTCTAACCAATCATTAAACTGAGCTCAGGCCTCAGTGTTAGGCAGTGGTGCTAATTTTGGCATTGTGCAACTGTACTCTTTATAAGGATGGGAAAAACCTGTATCCAGCTGACTTAAGAAGGTACTTTTTAAGACTTTtcagacaaagttagagaggcagagCTTACGAtgcagaggagggatggtgGATATAGTAGACAAAGGATATTGAAGATAGAGCTGCTTGGCAGGAGGAAAACCTCAGAGGAGCGTGTATCTAGAGAAAGAGGATATGCACAAgtttggtgtgacagaagaggaccCCAttgatagggtgagatggaggcataTGATCCGCTGTGGCGACCTCTAAAGGGAGCATCCGGAAGAAGAAAAATTTGAAGTTTTAGAGAATTTCACACTCCTTAAACTAAATGCTTGCAGCTTGTATCTCTAGCATCCTGTCATGTCCATGAGGCATGCACACAGAAATGAGAGCAGAAGAAAAGAAGcggaggaggaaggaggggtAGATCTGGTTTGTTCTCCGCTGCTGATCCTTCCCACAGATGACCTCATGCGAGAGAAGGAGGAGTCCGACGTCCCGTAGCCTACCTTGGTGGAGCAAGTGGGGACTGAACTCGTGTGGAGATACGCTCAGAGTGCTGGTGAAACTTTTAGGACTTTAATATCCATGACATTTATCAGGTAAGATTTAGAGCGTAATCACAGATTGTTTGTGTGgtcgttgttgttgttagtTTGTTCACCAGTTGGGAGAAGTAGTGTTAAAGCGTGAGAGTTTTAGTGGCAGTTTGTTGGGAGGAATGTCGGGACATGCCCATTGAGCAGTCTTCAAAACCAACGGGACTGACAGCAGTCAttgggtttttattttcagttgcacaGACATATTCAGTCTCTTTGTTCGAGTTGGTTTCTCTGCTGCTTTTACTTTACGTTACTGAGATGCTAAATGAGGTCAACTTTAAGGGAAGTTATTCGGTTAGtaggttaaaaaaaacgctTTTTTAGCATGTAAGGTTTCCATTCATTTGGATGTTAAAATCAAAGGAAGCAACTTTAAAGTAACTAAAGTAAATTTAATTAGAGTAATTAAAAAGATTTGTTTCATAAACACTTCGTACTGACTGAAGAGGTGGCCATTTAATCGATTAGTCGATGGCAATTTTTAAAATGGCCTCATCCTACAAAAATCTCTAAAAATACAATGACTCCTTTGCAAAATTCTGAGCACAGTTTTCAGTAAGTAGTAGTAGTTGTTGTTTATTCCTGTTTTCGTGTGGAGAGAATTATAGAAAGGTAGGAAAAGCATCACTTTCCAGGCAGGTTTTATCATGTCTAagaattttaaacttttctggTGTCATTCTAAGGCTTTGAATGAAATACAGTATGAGTCAGGGATGGGATGGCCTTGGTCCACACCACATGGTGTGTTCAGTTGATATATGGGTGGATCCCTGGTATAATAATCCTTAAAGTCAGTCATGCAAATATATAAGAAACGGGAAACTAGATGTAAGGATTGCAAAATTAATCGGATACAGCAGATAAAATTCATCCACTGGGGGAAATCATCCAACTGCCCACATGTGTGTCAGAATAACTGGGAAAAACTCATTTCAGAGTTGGACTATTCATTGAAGGTGAAGAAAGACCAAAAGtgtcaaatgaaaataaatatttggaaTTTAAGATTTAATTGGTGCAGATTCGCATGCTACACAGTGTTGAAGTGACCTAAATTACTTTATCACCAGTAATCCGATAAGAAGTGAGGTGAGGGTAGCTATGGACCAGATGTGGCCATCAGTGTGTTGTGTAAACACTGTGAGCAATAAAATACAGCGCATCATCTTATGCACAGTCAATGTTATTTTCCTCTTTTAGAGGAAAGGGCTCGTGGGCATTAAAAAAAGATGGAGGGAGGAGGAAAACTTGAATTCAGGGTTCTATTCATAGAGATTTCCAGTGATAAGATCAACTCATATCAATGTTCAGTggattgtgtttattttttagacTGCATGTCTGAAAGTTTCATATAGTGGTTAGTGTCTGTTATCAGCTTGCTAAGGAAGAACAGTGATAATTGTATTGTCCTCTCATTAGGACACAGATGATTTCCAGAAAGGTCATTACTTTTCTTATGACTGTGTGGTCTTGTTTGATGCTAATGCTCTGTATTCTCTGATTGGATGCGGTGGTTTTGAAAGCAAAACCAAATCCAGATATAGCTGTAGGCCTAAGGCTAAAGGACTGTAATCTTTTCCACCCACATAAATTGAGTCATTGAAGTTTGACCACTGGCTGGATATGAGTTCTGCTGCTTTCAGCATATTTCCAGTGGAGGAATCCTCCTGTAACTAAGCCAGGTGCTTTGAAAATCAAAGttccagttttttgttttcacctcCTCGGAAATTGCTTGTAAATGTCAGGATGAAGCTTTGATCGTTGATCGCATGTGAAGTCATAGATTCAACATGCTCTCTGATCACCGTCTCTGATAAAGTCTTCATAACCTTAAAGC
This is a stretch of genomic DNA from Pelmatolapia mariae isolate MD_Pm_ZW linkage group LG16_19, Pm_UMD_F_2, whole genome shotgun sequence. It encodes these proteins:
- the dap1b gene encoding death-associated protein-like 1 homolog isoform X1, translating into MVQQLPKSGAKEAPQLKAGHPPAVKAGGKRVAKKGMEENATHATPEKDTKKSDKISRSLATPNRMQQVGILLTGTLDKLSHDFPETPVSVRHSKVRPAVEKSHSPRIVFIQQPRKY
- the dap1b gene encoding death-associated protein-like 1 homolog isoform X2 is translated as MVQQLPKSGAKEAPQLKAGHPPAVKAGGKRVAKKGMEENATHATPEKDTKKSDKIRSLATPNRMQQVGILLTGTLDKLSHDFPETPVSVRHSKVRPAVEKSHSPRIVFIQQPRKY